A stretch of the Haloplanus aerogenes genome encodes the following:
- a CDS encoding ATP-binding response regulator, with protein MRVENEPITVLYVNDDPDLLELLVTGLEREVEQLTVRTATSAQKGLEILDDEPIDCILSDYHMPERTGVEFLRTVRAQDEEIPFVMFTETGSESVASAAISANVTDYIVRETLENQHPLVAQRIITYVERHRMEERAAEADERLHELADMSNDVLWTFSADWDELLFVNAAYEPVFGQPAETLRAAPESFLEGVHPDDLDRVKLAMQRVSEGQAQQIEFRVEHPSSIQRWVESHCKPIVAEDGTVERVTGFTRDITERKTHERDLANRNEKLNQFTSTVAHDLRNPLNVVNGHLDIARRECDSDHLATCSRAIEQMSDMLKDLLSLARTGQTIGELTTVDFADLVRASGTNTAMARRTLDIVDSARIRCDPNRLKEAFENLLRNASEHNTQPVTVTAGVLPDRSGVYIEDDGDGIPESRREQVFESGHTTLKQGTGFGLSIVEQVVEAHGWRIDVRTAESGGARFEITGMEFVD; from the coding sequence ATGCGAGTAGAGAACGAGCCGATAACCGTTCTTTACGTGAACGACGATCCCGACCTCCTCGAACTCCTGGTCACGGGACTGGAGCGCGAAGTGGAGCAGCTGACCGTCCGAACGGCGACATCGGCACAGAAGGGCCTCGAGATTCTCGACGACGAACCCATCGACTGCATCCTGAGCGATTATCATATGCCCGAACGGACGGGCGTGGAGTTCCTCCGAACCGTCCGAGCCCAGGACGAAGAGATTCCGTTCGTCATGTTCACCGAAACGGGCAGCGAGTCGGTCGCCAGTGCGGCAATTTCGGCGAACGTGACCGATTATATCGTCCGGGAAACGCTCGAGAACCAGCATCCGCTCGTCGCCCAACGGATCATCACGTACGTCGAACGGCATCGGATGGAAGAACGGGCAGCGGAGGCGGACGAACGGTTGCACGAACTCGCCGACATGTCCAACGACGTGCTCTGGACGTTCTCCGCGGACTGGGACGAACTCCTGTTCGTCAACGCGGCGTACGAACCCGTCTTCGGTCAGCCCGCCGAGACGCTTCGCGCCGCGCCGGAATCGTTTCTCGAAGGGGTTCACCCCGACGATCTCGACCGGGTGAAACTGGCGATGCAACGCGTCTCGGAGGGCCAAGCCCAGCAGATCGAATTCCGCGTCGAACACCCGTCGTCGATACAACGATGGGTAGAATCACACTGTAAACCGATCGTGGCCGAGGACGGCACGGTCGAACGGGTGACCGGCTTCACACGCGATATCACCGAGCGCAAGACCCACGAGCGCGATCTAGCGAACCGGAACGAAAAACTGAATCAGTTCACGTCGACCGTCGCACACGACCTGCGAAACCCGCTGAACGTCGTCAACGGTCATCTCGATATCGCCCGGCGGGAGTGTGACAGCGACCACCTGGCGACGTGTTCGCGGGCGATAGAGCAGATGAGCGACATGCTGAAAGACCTCCTGTCGCTCGCACGGACGGGACAGACCATCGGCGAACTGACCACCGTCGACTTCGCCGACCTCGTGCGAGCGAGCGGCACCAACACCGCGATGGCCCGACGGACGCTCGACATCGTGGACTCGGCGCGGATTCGGTGTGATCCGAACCGGCTGAAAGAGGCGTTCGAGAACCTGCTCCGGAACGCGAGCGAACACAACACACAGCCGGTGACGGTCACTGCTGGGGTCCTCCCCGATCGGAGCGGCGTCTATATCGAAGACGACGGGGACGGGATTCCCGAGTCGCGACGGGAGCAGGTGTTCGAGAGCGGCCACACGACGCTCAAGCAAGGCACCGGGTTCGGGCTCTCCATCGTCGAACAGGTCGTCGAGGCACACGGCTGGCGCATCGACGTTCGTACGGCCGAGTCCGGCGGCGCTCGGTTCGAGATCACCGGGATGGAGTTCGTGGACTGA
- the purH gene encoding bifunctional phosphoribosylaminoimidazolecarboxamide formyltransferase/IMP cyclohydrolase — MLRIAGLAGNRGRNLMHIADLAPGGAEVAVVLTDHESAPVLSAAADRGIPTEVVERGDDESRADHEARMRDHLDDYEFDLVCMDGYMRVLSGEMLGALPTVLNVHPSLLPSFRGDDAHEQALAAGVRTTGCTVHVATEELDAGPIVTQEAVPVYEDDDAADLKRRVLHEAEFKAYPRAVKWFAEDRVTVTDDGVVVDGDESGQFPARRVVSDDRSRTLRYGENPHQDAALYADAGDDGASVVHADQLNEGAKALSYNNYNDADAALDLIREFDEPAAAVIKHTNPAGCATADTLAQAYDDALATDAMSAFGGIVALNRTCDAATAESIVESFKEVVVAPGYTDGALDVLTEKEDLRILDVGELGDRGDTLTEKPLTGGRLVQERDDWVPTRDDLEIVTEREPTAEEIETMLFAWRTLKHVKSNAILFASGTETVGIGMGQVSRVDAVRLASMKAEEHAEGKSAEGAVMASDAFFPFPDGVEEAAKSGISAVIQPGGSVNDEDVIAAADEHDMAMAFTGHRSFRHD; from the coding sequence ATGCTCAGAATCGCAGGTCTCGCCGGCAATCGCGGACGGAACCTGATGCACATCGCGGATCTGGCGCCCGGGGGCGCCGAGGTAGCGGTGGTCCTCACCGACCACGAATCGGCACCGGTGCTCTCGGCGGCCGCCGACCGCGGCATCCCGACCGAAGTCGTCGAACGCGGCGACGACGAGTCCCGCGCCGACCACGAGGCGCGGATGCGCGACCACCTCGACGACTACGAGTTCGACCTCGTCTGCATGGACGGCTACATGCGCGTCCTCTCGGGCGAGATGCTCGGCGCCTTGCCGACCGTCCTCAACGTCCACCCCTCCCTGCTCCCGTCGTTCCGCGGCGACGACGCCCACGAACAGGCACTGGCGGCGGGCGTCCGGACCACCGGCTGTACCGTCCACGTCGCCACCGAAGAGCTAGACGCCGGCCCCATCGTCACGCAGGAGGCCGTGCCCGTCTACGAAGACGACGACGCTGCTGACCTGAAGCGGCGCGTCCTGCACGAGGCCGAGTTCAAGGCGTATCCACGCGCGGTGAAGTGGTTCGCCGAGGACCGCGTGACGGTCACCGACGACGGCGTCGTCGTCGACGGCGACGAATCGGGGCAGTTCCCCGCCCGCCGCGTCGTCTCTGACGACCGGAGCCGGACGCTGCGCTACGGAGAGAACCCCCATCAGGACGCCGCACTCTACGCCGACGCCGGCGACGACGGCGCGAGCGTCGTCCACGCCGACCAGTTGAACGAGGGGGCGAAGGCGCTCTCGTACAACAACTACAACGACGCCGACGCCGCTCTCGACCTGATCCGGGAGTTCGACGAACCGGCCGCGGCGGTGATCAAACACACCAACCCTGCAGGGTGTGCGACGGCCGACACCCTCGCGCAGGCCTACGACGACGCCCTCGCGACCGACGCCATGAGCGCCTTCGGCGGCATCGTCGCTCTCAACCGCACCTGCGACGCCGCGACGGCCGAGTCCATCGTCGAGTCGTTCAAGGAAGTCGTCGTCGCGCCGGGCTACACCGACGGCGCCCTCGACGTGCTGACCGAGAAGGAGGACCTCCGAATTCTCGACGTTGGCGAACTGGGCGACCGGGGCGACACACTGACCGAGAAGCCGCTGACCGGCGGTCGCCTCGTACAGGAGCGCGACGACTGGGTGCCGACCCGCGACGACCTCGAAATCGTCACCGAGCGCGAACCCACGGCAGAGGAAATCGAGACGATGCTGTTCGCGTGGCGGACGCTGAAACACGTCAAATCCAACGCCATCCTGTTCGCGTCGGGGACCGAAACGGTCGGCATCGGCATGGGACAGGTCAGCCGCGTCGACGCCGTCCGACTGGCGTCGATGAAAGCCGAGGAACACGCGGAGGGCAAGTCGGCGGAGGGGGCGGTGATGGCCTCGGACGCCTTCTTCCCGTTCCCGGACGGCGTGGAAGAAGCCGCCAAATCCGGTATCTCGGCCGTGATCCAGCCCGGCGGGTCGGTGAACGACGAGGACGTGATCGCCGCCGCCGACGAACACGATATGGCGATGGCGTTCACCGGTCACAGGTCCTTCCGGCACGATTAG
- a CDS encoding mechanosensitive ion channel family protein, giving the protein MLLLQQEFGLDPQQYIPPLISAVTTVVLFVVVFVVLYLLGKYFVTRAVGGGLRHRDFDETLVGLAVSTTVGVVAVVAVALAATVAGFGVVLAAFATLAGALALAVGFAAQDLIANFVAGVFIIQDEPFTVGDWIEWSGNSGVVREIQLRVTKLDTFDNQLVTVPNSDLASAAVVNNVANDRRRVSVGFGIGYEDDVERAREAIVDEASRIDGVLDEPAPTAPVTELGDSAVVLSGRVWIDPTESGYGGVRAQFLEAVKARFDAEGIDMPYPNTELSGGIEVTNVGGEEETAM; this is encoded by the coding sequence ATGTTATTGCTCCAACAAGAATTCGGGCTCGATCCACAGCAGTACATCCCGCCGCTGATCAGCGCCGTCACGACAGTCGTGTTGTTCGTCGTCGTGTTCGTCGTCCTCTACCTGCTCGGAAAGTACTTCGTGACCCGAGCGGTGGGGGGCGGACTCAGGCACCGCGACTTCGACGAGACGCTCGTCGGGCTCGCCGTGAGTACGACGGTTGGAGTCGTCGCCGTCGTGGCGGTCGCACTGGCCGCGACGGTCGCCGGCTTCGGCGTCGTCCTAGCCGCCTTCGCCACCCTCGCCGGTGCGCTCGCCCTCGCTGTCGGCTTCGCCGCGCAGGACCTCATCGCCAACTTCGTCGCGGGCGTGTTCATCATTCAAGACGAACCGTTCACGGTCGGAGACTGGATCGAGTGGAGCGGGAACAGTGGCGTGGTTCGAGAGATCCAACTGCGGGTGACGAAACTGGACACGTTCGACAACCAGTTGGTCACCGTCCCGAACAGCGACCTCGCTAGCGCGGCAGTCGTCAACAACGTCGCGAACGACCGACGCCGGGTGTCCGTCGGCTTCGGTATCGGATACGAGGACGACGTCGAACGGGCGCGGGAGGCCATCGTCGACGAGGCGTCGCGTATCGACGGGGTCCTCGACGAGCCTGCACCGACCGCCCCCGTCACGGAACTGGGCGACTCGGCCGTCGTCCTCTCCGGTCGGGTCTGGATCGATCCGACCGAGAGCGGCTACGGGGGCGTGCGCGCTCAGTTCCTGGAGGCTGTCAAGGCACGCTTCGATGCCGAAGGGATCGACATGCCGTACCCCAACACCGAACTGTCCGGCGGTATCGAGGTCACGAACGTCGGCGGAGAGGAGGAAACGGCGATGTGA
- the purB gene encoding adenylosuccinate lyase has protein sequence MTDLPRSDPLAAVSPLDGRYARYTEPLVPYASESALMRARVRVEVEYLLALADLDATPVAVDADERESLRACYEEFDAEDARLIKRLETEGTDGYAATNHDVKAVEYFLRTRTRESLHPWIHFGLTSEDVNNLAHRLLLKPAVEEVLLPALADVRDELGTLAHDYRDTPMLARTHGQPATPTTFGKEMAVVAARLGRTMGRVREAATGLSGKLAGASGTYAAHDAAYPDVDWPAFSREFVTGLGLDHTPLATQVNPCDDLAALFDALRGVNNVLLDLDRDAWLYVSDRYLGQRAVEGETGSSTMPHKVNPIDFENSEGNLSKANSDLTFLADYVTTSRLQRDLSDSTVKRNMGAALGHCLIAYRKTEAGLGKVVPNEQVMREELDGTPEVIGEAVQTILRREGDTEAYERVKELTRGQRVTIEDFRDLFDDLDVDESVREELRALTPAGYTGRAAELAATPDE, from the coding sequence ATGACCGATCTGCCACGGAGCGACCCGCTCGCGGCCGTCTCGCCGCTCGATGGGCGCTACGCGCGGTACACCGAACCGCTGGTTCCCTACGCCAGCGAGTCGGCGCTCATGCGGGCTCGCGTCCGCGTCGAAGTCGAATATCTGCTCGCGCTCGCCGACCTCGACGCGACACCGGTCGCCGTCGATGCCGACGAACGCGAGTCGCTGCGCGCCTGCTACGAGGAGTTCGACGCCGAGGACGCCCGCCTGATCAAGCGCCTCGAAACCGAAGGTACCGACGGGTACGCCGCGACCAACCACGACGTGAAGGCGGTGGAGTACTTCCTGCGGACGCGGACGCGGGAGTCGCTCCACCCGTGGATTCACTTCGGCCTCACCAGCGAGGACGTGAACAACCTCGCGCACCGGTTGCTGCTCAAACCCGCCGTCGAGGAAGTGCTTCTTCCCGCGCTCGCGGACGTGCGCGACGAACTGGGGACGCTGGCTCACGACTACCGGGATACGCCGATGCTCGCCCGGACGCACGGGCAACCGGCGACGCCGACGACGTTCGGCAAGGAGATGGCCGTCGTCGCCGCCCGCCTCGGCCGGACGATGGGCCGGGTTCGGGAGGCGGCAACCGGACTCTCGGGCAAACTCGCCGGCGCCTCGGGCACCTACGCCGCTCACGACGCCGCCTACCCCGACGTGGACTGGCCGGCCTTTTCCCGCGAGTTCGTCACCGGTCTCGGCCTCGATCACACGCCGCTGGCGACACAGGTCAATCCCTGTGACGATCTGGCCGCCCTGTTCGACGCCCTCCGCGGCGTCAACAACGTCCTCCTCGATCTCGACCGGGACGCGTGGCTCTACGTCTCGGACCGCTACCTCGGTCAGCGAGCGGTGGAAGGGGAGACGGGGTCGTCGACGATGCCCCACAAGGTGAACCCCATCGACTTCGAGAACAGCGAGGGGAACCTCTCGAAGGCCAACTCGGATCTGACCTTCCTCGCGGACTACGTCACCACCTCCCGCCTCCAGCGTGACCTCTCGGACTCGACGGTCAAGCGGAACATGGGCGCGGCGCTCGGTCACTGCCTCATCGCCTACCGCAAAACTGAGGCGGGGCTGGGGAAGGTCGTCCCGAACGAGCAGGTGATGCGCGAGGAGCTCGACGGGACGCCGGAGGTGATCGGCGAGGCGGTCCAGACCATCCTGCGCCGCGAGGGCGACACCGAAGCCTACGAGCGTGTGAAGGAACTCACGCGGGGCCAGCGGGTGACCATCGAGGACTTCCGCGACCTGTTCGACGACCTCGACGTGGACGAGTCGGTGCGCGAGGAACTGCGGGCACTGACGCCGGCGGGCTACACGGGCCGGGCGGCGGAGTTGGCGGCGACGCCGGACGAATAG
- a CDS encoding glutaredoxin family protein, translating to MTFQPGSDLDADAVQERVDTAIEENDVVLFMKGNRLMPQCGYSQRALELIDQYVDDFETVDVLPALPEFREALESHSGWETTPQTYVQGEFVGGSDVLAELDERGELEATLAGE from the coding sequence ATGACGTTCCAACCCGGGAGCGACCTCGACGCGGACGCCGTGCAGGAACGTGTCGACACCGCAATCGAGGAGAACGACGTGGTGCTGTTCATGAAGGGCAACCGCCTCATGCCCCAGTGTGGCTACTCCCAGCGGGCGCTCGAACTGATCGACCAGTACGTCGACGACTTCGAGACGGTCGACGTGCTGCCGGCGCTGCCGGAGTTCCGCGAAGCGCTCGAATCCCACAGTGGGTGGGAGACGACGCCCCAGACGTACGTCCAGGGCGAGTTCGTCGGCGGGAGCGACGTCCTCGCGGAACTCGACGAACGGGGCGAGCTCGAGGCGACACTCGCCGGCGAGTAA
- a CDS encoding DUF7110 family protein, with the protein MSGRVYRLHSTLELPLEDVQDYFEGDPDLPPEIADVTLTRRNNTLILKAVSEDEDLSKYTPTAQLKASVTETRVYEEEPPRAGGPWQEEEEEIPSELVEFACFKGDRETVLQNTALQYPMFLVLRDIARMAEKGTLTAIVEEDDELKATRIVEGEDRPASVEVVENPSQSQAEKNGVNWRDNQFIS; encoded by the coding sequence ATGTCAGGCCGCGTATATCGACTCCACTCGACGCTCGAACTGCCACTCGAAGACGTGCAGGACTATTTCGAGGGGGATCCCGACCTTCCTCCCGAAATCGCCGACGTAACCCTCACACGACGCAACAACACACTCATCCTCAAGGCCGTCTCGGAAGACGAAGACCTGAGCAAGTACACGCCGACCGCACAGCTCAAAGCCAGCGTCACCGAGACGCGGGTGTACGAGGAGGAGCCGCCACGGGCCGGTGGGCCGTGGCAAGAAGAGGAAGAGGAGATTCCCTCGGAACTCGTCGAGTTCGCCTGCTTCAAAGGTGACCGCGAGACGGTGCTCCAGAACACCGCGCTCCAGTACCCCATGTTCCTCGTTCTCCGGGATATCGCCCGGATGGCCGAGAAGGGAACGCTCACCGCCATCGTGGAGGAGGACGACGAACTCAAGGCGACCCGGATCGTCGAGGGCGAGGATCGCCCGGCGTCGGTCGAAGTCGTCGAGAACCCCAGCCAGTCACAGGCCGAGAAAAACGGCGTCAACTGGCGGGACAACCAGTTCATCTCGTAG
- a CDS encoding FAD-binding oxidoreductase, whose product MSTPATEVDQTSIDDFREAVRGALIQPGDPLYDDARAINNGMIDKRPGLIAECTNVADVIAAVDFGREHDLDIAIRGGGHNGAGLALVDDGLVIDLSEMNGVRVDPTERTVRVDGGCTWGDVDHATHPFGLATVSGVISTTGVGGLTLGGGHGYLTRKYGLTIDNLRSADVVLADGSFVRASDDEHPDLFWALRGGGGNFGVVTSFEFDLHPVDTVVAGPMFWPIDELESTMRWYRDWLPEQPDDVYAFYLKHQVPPAEPFPAEIHGEMVCGLMWCYLGSAEDVDTVLQPAREIAEPLFEHVGPVPYPALQSMFDDLYPPGDQWYWKADFVHEITDEAIAEHERFAHVPTAKSGMHLYPIDAAAHRVDSGETAWANRDATWSMVIVGVDPDPANAEKITEWAREYWEALHPHSEEGAYVNFMMDEGEDRIRATYGDNYERLRAVKAEYDPTNLFHVNQNIRPAT is encoded by the coding sequence ATGTCAACACCAGCAACGGAAGTCGATCAGACTTCCATCGACGACTTTCGGGAAGCGGTACGGGGGGCGCTGATCCAACCCGGTGATCCTCTGTACGACGACGCGCGCGCGATCAACAACGGGATGATCGACAAGCGGCCCGGGCTGATCGCCGAATGTACTAACGTCGCGGACGTGATCGCGGCCGTCGACTTCGGCCGCGAACACGACCTCGATATAGCCATCCGCGGCGGCGGTCACAACGGTGCTGGGCTGGCCCTCGTGGACGACGGGCTGGTCATCGACCTGTCGGAGATGAACGGGGTCCGCGTCGATCCCACGGAGCGGACCGTCCGGGTCGACGGCGGCTGTACGTGGGGTGACGTCGACCACGCCACGCATCCGTTCGGCCTGGCGACGGTCAGTGGCGTCATCTCGACGACCGGCGTGGGTGGCCTCACGCTCGGCGGCGGTCACGGCTACCTGACCCGCAAGTACGGACTGACAATCGACAATCTGCGAAGTGCAGACGTCGTACTGGCCGACGGCAGTTTCGTCCGCGCCAGCGACGACGAACACCCGGATCTGTTCTGGGCGCTCCGTGGTGGCGGCGGCAACTTCGGCGTCGTTACGTCGTTCGAGTTCGACCTCCACCCGGTCGACACCGTCGTCGCCGGGCCGATGTTCTGGCCGATCGACGAACTCGAATCGACGATGCGGTGGTACCGCGACTGGCTACCCGAGCAACCGGACGACGTCTACGCGTTCTATCTCAAACACCAGGTGCCACCCGCGGAGCCGTTCCCGGCGGAGATTCACGGCGAGATGGTCTGTGGGCTCATGTGGTGTTATCTCGGGTCGGCCGAGGACGTCGACACGGTGTTGCAGCCGGCACGGGAGATCGCCGAGCCGTTGTTCGAGCACGTCGGTCCCGTGCCGTACCCGGCGCTACAGAGCATGTTCGACGACCTCTATCCGCCGGGCGATCAGTGGTACTGGAAGGCCGACTTCGTGCACGAAATCACCGACGAAGCCATCGCCGAACACGAGCGATTCGCCCACGTGCCGACGGCGAAGTCGGGGATGCATCTCTATCCAATCGATGCGGCTGCCCATCGGGTCGACAGCGGCGAGACGGCGTGGGCGAATCGGGACGCCACGTGGTCGATGGTCATCGTCGGCGTCGATCCCGACCCGGCCAACGCCGAGAAGATCACCGAGTGGGCTCGCGAGTACTGGGAAGCGCTCCATCCGCACTCGGAAGAGGGAGCGTACGTCAACTTCATGATGGACGAGGGCGAGGACCGAATCCGCGCCACCTACGGCGACAACTACGAACGGCTCCGAGCGGTCAAGGCCGAGTACGATCCGACTAACCTCTTCCACGTGAATCAGAACATCCGCCCGGCGACCTGA
- a CDS encoding MFS transporter: MSLDTPTLGVRRWLTHAPVYYGWIVVAACFVVGMILWGTVWSFGVFFSHILDEFGLSHANTSVVFSLQQVVTYVSAAIVGFVIDRYGIRRLLGLGAGLVVAGLFGVTQLTSFASLLVSYGVVAASGFGILFVISNTTPTRWFERRRGFATGVATAGAGFGILVVPPIAESMIVAVGWRGAFAGLLIAFFVIVALAVLVIADRPIDLDVDPAAEFPDGVPERSSSDDGLRAQIAHMKGVAKSPAFAVTFLAFVCFTMPVGILNVNLVEYTTNAGIGRQVGVLAISVIGGLNVAGKFVGGAASDRLGRPPTIATSGVFMAAGIAILLAVQTRFAVLGAAAVFGFGWGIWIALLAPLLADLFGTLSINALFGITTLAFAVSFSVGPYLAGRGFDAFGSYAPALAVASVVGVAGGGLVLLASRLAPAR, from the coding sequence GTGTCACTCGACACACCCACGCTCGGCGTCCGCCGCTGGTTGACCCACGCTCCCGTCTACTACGGCTGGATCGTCGTCGCCGCCTGTTTCGTCGTCGGGATGATCCTGTGGGGGACCGTCTGGTCGTTCGGCGTGTTCTTCAGCCACATCCTCGACGAGTTCGGCCTCTCGCACGCGAACACGTCGGTCGTCTTCTCGCTCCAGCAGGTCGTCACGTACGTCAGCGCCGCCATCGTCGGGTTCGTCATCGACCGCTACGGCATCCGGCGGCTCCTGGGTCTCGGGGCCGGACTGGTCGTCGCCGGCCTGTTCGGCGTGACGCAACTCACCTCCTTCGCCAGCCTCCTCGTCTCCTACGGCGTCGTGGCCGCGTCGGGCTTTGGCATCCTCTTTGTCATCTCGAACACGACGCCGACACGGTGGTTCGAGCGCCGCCGCGGGTTCGCGACGGGCGTCGCGACGGCCGGCGCCGGGTTCGGCATCCTCGTCGTCCCGCCGATCGCCGAGTCGATGATCGTCGCGGTCGGCTGGCGGGGGGCGTTCGCCGGCCTCCTGATCGCGTTTTTCGTCATCGTGGCGCTCGCGGTCCTCGTGATCGCTGACCGGCCGATCGATCTCGACGTCGATCCAGCGGCCGAGTTCCCCGACGGGGTCCCGGAGCGGTCGTCGTCGGACGACGGCCTGCGCGCCCAGATCGCACACATGAAAGGCGTCGCGAAGTCGCCGGCGTTCGCGGTCACGTTTCTCGCCTTCGTCTGTTTCACCATGCCCGTCGGCATCCTGAACGTCAATCTCGTCGAATACACGACCAACGCCGGAATCGGGCGTCAGGTCGGCGTGCTGGCGATCAGCGTGATCGGCGGGCTGAACGTCGCCGGCAAGTTCGTCGGCGGGGCGGCATCTGACCGTCTGGGACGGCCGCCGACCATCGCGACGAGCGGCGTCTTCATGGCCGCCGGCATCGCCATCCTGCTGGCCGTGCAGACGCGATTCGCGGTGCTCGGCGCCGCCGCCGTGTTCGGCTTCGGGTGGGGGATCTGGATCGCGTTGCTGGCGCCGCTTCTGGCCGACCTGTTCGGCACGCTCAGCATCAACGCGCTGTTCGGCATCACGACTCTGGCGTTCGCCGTCTCGTTCTCGGTCGGGCCGTATCTCGCCGGTCGCGGCTTCGACGCGTTCGGCTCGTACGCCCCAGCGTTGGCCGTCGCCAGCGTCGTCGGCGTCGCCGGCGGCGGACTGGTGTTGCTCGCCAGCCGACTCGCACCCGCTCGCTAA
- a CDS encoding metal-dependent hydrolase → MADLLTHVLSAYVLATLLSLRDDRVTPAMVTAAMVGGLVPDLNRLGLLVPSSTAESILGVPFGWDALLTVGGVAVVIALGTLLVPRQLRRTTAAMLSLGSLSHFVLDSLLLFPSGYTHPYLWPVTAAGLPGPNLFLSSARWPAAVAVVVAGSTWFVARRHGGADGSG, encoded by the coding sequence ATGGCTGACCTGCTGACCCACGTCCTGTCCGCCTACGTCCTCGCCACCCTCCTGTCACTCCGGGACGACCGGGTCACGCCCGCGATGGTGACCGCGGCGATGGTCGGTGGACTGGTTCCCGACCTGAATCGGCTCGGCCTCCTCGTGCCGTCGTCGACGGCCGAATCGATCCTCGGCGTGCCGTTCGGGTGGGACGCGCTCCTGACCGTCGGCGGCGTCGCCGTCGTTATCGCGCTCGGGACGCTGCTCGTTCCCCGCCAGCTCCGACGCACCACCGCCGCGATGCTGTCGCTGGGTTCCCTGTCGCATTTCGTCCTCGACTCCCTCCTCCTGTTCCCGTCGGGCTACACCCACCCCTACCTCTGGCCGGTGACGGCCGCCGGACTACCGGGACCGAACCTGTTCCTGAGTTCGGCTCGGTGGCCGGCGGCCGTCGCCGTCGTCGTCGCGGGGAGCACGTGGTTCGTGGCGCGTCGACACGGCGGCGCCGATGGATCCGGTTAG
- a CDS encoding DUF5786 family protein: protein MGFGSYDESEQQNQEVNTDEGEGVNVHENDHEGKVTFETDASTDDLIDQLGEMKDDE from the coding sequence ATGGGCTTCGGGAGCTACGACGAATCCGAACAGCAGAATCAGGAAGTCAACACGGACGAGGGCGAGGGTGTCAACGTCCACGAGAACGACCACGAGGGGAAAGTCACGTTCGAGACGGACGCCTCGACCGACGATCTCATCGACCAGCTCGGTGAGATGAAAGACGACGAGTAG
- a CDS encoding phosphoadenosine phosphosulfate reductase family protein, translating to MSEFPDYLDVDYTDGEGETPDDYPTLEDKIEKAIEVTRIGLEQYENPAVMWTGGKDSTLTLYFIKEVAEQFDLETPPAVFIDHYQHFDAIHDFVDHWAEEWDLDVIYARNEDVGNYVDEHGLEPGDDIPVSELSEHNQHHIRNILEYEEDDFPFLLDTYVGNHLLKTVALNDALEEYDIDGVISGVRWDEQEARADETFFSPRHDPDIYPPHDRIQPILQFAERDVWDAFWNYVVPDTVEDFPGEGYVPQGADDLPNGLTQDDIPVSPKYFAGFRSLGSEVSTEKSDEEPAWLQDIENTTERAGRAQDKEDLMERLRDLGYM from the coding sequence ATGAGCGAGTTCCCCGACTACCTCGACGTCGACTACACGGACGGCGAGGGCGAGACGCCGGACGACTATCCGACGCTCGAAGACAAGATCGAGAAGGCCATCGAGGTCACGCGAATCGGTCTCGAACAGTACGAGAACCCCGCCGTGATGTGGACCGGTGGCAAGGACTCGACGCTTACGCTCTACTTCATCAAGGAGGTCGCCGAGCAGTTCGACCTCGAGACGCCGCCGGCGGTGTTCATCGACCACTACCAGCACTTCGACGCCATCCACGACTTCGTGGACCACTGGGCCGAGGAGTGGGACCTCGACGTGATCTACGCCCGCAACGAGGACGTGGGCAACTACGTCGACGAACACGGGCTGGAACCCGGTGACGACATTCCCGTCTCGGAACTCTCCGAACACAACCAGCACCACATCCGCAACATTCTGGAGTACGAGGAGGACGACTTCCCGTTCCTGCTCGACACCTACGTCGGCAACCACCTGCTGAAGACCGTCGCCCTCAACGACGCGCTGGAGGAGTACGACATCGACGGCGTCATCTCCGGCGTCCGCTGGGACGAACAGGAGGCCCGTGCCGACGAGACGTTCTTCAGCCCGCGTCACGACCCCGACATCTACCCGCCCCACGACCGCATTCAGCCGATCCTGCAGTTCGCGGAGCGTGACGTGTGGGACGCCTTCTGGAACTACGTCGTCCCCGACACCGTCGAGGACTTCCCGGGCGAGGGTTACGTCCCGCAGGGTGCCGATGACCTGCCGAACGGCCTCACGCAGGACGACATCCCCGTCAGCCCGAAGTACTTCGCCGGCTTCCGGTCGCTGGGCAGCGAGGTCAGCACCGAGAAGTCCGACGAGGAGCCCGCGTGGCTGCAGGACATCGAGAACACGACCGAGCGCGCCGGCCGTGCCCAGGACAAGGAGGACCTGATGGAGCGCCTCCGCGACCTGGGCTACATGTAG